In one Nomascus leucogenys isolate Asia chromosome 13, Asia_NLE_v1, whole genome shotgun sequence genomic region, the following are encoded:
- the PCNA gene encoding proliferating cell nuclear antigen — protein MFEARLVQGSILKKVLEALKDLINEACWDISSSGVNLQSMDSSHVSLVQLTLRSEGFDTYRCDRNLAMGVNLTSMSKILKCAGNEDIITLRAEDNADTLALVFEAPNQEKVSDYEMKLMDLDVEQLGIPEQEYSCVVKMPSGEFARICRDLSHIGDAVVISCAKDGVKFSASGELGNGNIKLSQTSNVDKEEEAVTIEMNEPVQLTFALRYLNFFTKATPLSSTVTLSMSADVPLVVEYKIADMGHLKYYLAPKIEDEEGS, from the exons ATGTTCGAGGCGCGCCTGGTCCAGGGCTCCATCCTGAAGAAGGTGTTGGAGGCACTCAAAGACCTCATCAACGAGGCCTGCTGGGACATTAGCTCCAGCGGCGTAAACCTGCAGAGCATGGACTCGTCCCACGTCTCCTTGGTGCAGCTCACCCTGCGGTCTGAGGGCTTCGACACCTACCGCTGCGACCGCAACCTGGCCATGGGCGTGAACCTCACCAG TATGTCCAAAATACTAAAATGCGCCGGCAATGAAGATATCATTACACTAAGGGCCGAAGATAATGCGGATACTTTGGCGCTAGTATTTGAAGCACCAA ACCAGGAGAAAGTTTCAGACTATGAAATGAAGTTGATGGATTTAGATGTTGAACAACTTGGAATTCCA GAACAAGAGTACAGCTGTGTAGTAAAGATGCCTTCTGGTGAATTTGCACGTATATGCCGAGATCTCAGCCATATTGGAGATGCTGTTGTAATTTCCTGTGCAAAAGACGGAGTGAAATTTTCTGCAAGTGGAGAACTTGGAAATGGAAACATTAAATTGTCACAGACAAGTAATGTCGATAAAGAGGAGGAAGCT GTTACCATAGAGATGAATGAACCAGTTCAACTAACTTTTGCACTGAGGTACCTGAACTTCTTTACAAAAGCCACTCCACTGTCTTCAACGGTGACACTCAGTATGTCTGCAGATGTACCCCTtg TTGTAGAGTATAAAATTGCTGATATGGGACACTTAAAATACTACTTGGCTCCCAAGATCGAGGATGAAGAAGGATCTTAG